TCCGAAACCATGGGCATCACCCCCGACATCATGACCATCGCCAAGGGGCTTTCCTCGGGCTACGCGCCCATCGGCGGATCGCTCCTGTCGGACGAGGTGGCGAAGGTGATGAACGATTGCGATTTCGCCCACGGCTACACCTATTCCGGCCACCCCGTCGCCTGCGCCGTCGCGCTCGAGAACCTGCGCATCCTCGACGAGGAGGGCATCGTGGACCGCGTCGGCTCCGAAACCGCGCCCTATGCCAAGGAGAAATGGGAAAGCCTTGCCGATCACCCGCTGGTGGGCGAGGCGCGGATCATCGGCCTCATGGGGTCCATCGCGCTTTCGCCCGACCCGGCGAACCGCGCGCCCTTCAAGGCCGATACCGGCACCGCCGGCCTCATCTGCCGCGAACATTGCTTCAACTCGGGCCTCGTCATGCGGCACGTGGGCGACCGCATGGTCATCTCGCCGCCGCTGGTCATCACCAAGGACGAGATCGACACGCTGGTCGACCGCGCGTGGCAGGCCCTCGACAAGACGCACAAGGACCTGAAGGACAAGGGGCTGATGGAAGCGGGTTAACCGCCATCACCGGATAACGAAAGGCGCCGCTCCGAAAGGGGCGGCGTCTTGCGTTTCCCCTCACAACACCCTCTGTTCCAGCCCCCACCCCTTCCGCTCGGCGCAGTTCGGGTCGGTCAGGAACCTGTGAGGAAAGCCCAGTTCGGGGTCGAGGATCGACTCCGTCCTGTCCCCGAACAGCTTGCGCTGAATCGGCCCGTCCGCGGGGATATAGCTGTCGCGCCGGGACAGGGGGTCATGAGACTTGTAGCCGAGATAGTAGACAAAGCACCAATGCCCGGTCTTGTATTTCTTGGACTTGAGCGCCCATCGATACGTGCAATCCCGTCCTCCCGACCTCGGGCATCTCAACCACCATCCCGCCTTGTTGCGCGGCTTCTGGCACGGGACCTCTTCCTTGATGACCATCTCGGCGCCCACCTCTGCCTTGCGCATCGTCTTCTGCAACGCATAGATATGAAACGCGCGTGAGAACTCGCGCGTGATCGGGCTGAAATCCTCGGGCCAGTCCAGTTTTTTCGACATGATAAGCCCGCCGAAGCGGTTCAGCAGGCCCCAGTCGCCGTTGATCTTCGCGTGCTGCTTGCCCAGCATGGTCAACTGCGCCGACCAGAGCTTGGTCAATTCCCCTTTCATACCGGCGATCGTGGCCGTCGTCTTGGCCGTGGGATCGGGCAGCCCGGCGGCGGTGACATCCCACAGCGCCCGCAGAAGCCCCGCGGCCTTGCCCGCCGGTCCGCCCACCGCGCTCGATGCGAAACCGGCCAGCTTCCACATCGTGCCTATGATCAGTGTCACCTTGGCCGAGGATTTCATCCCCAGGTAGGTGCCGCCCAGAAGCTCGAGAAACCCGAAATTCAGGTCCGTCTGCCGGTCGTTCAGCATCATCAGGTGCCCGCTGTCGCCCAGCCATTCACGGGTGAAGCCGAAGAACAGGATCTCGGTCTCCAGGTGTTCGACCACCGGGTCCCAGTCCCTCGCCTTTATCCTCCAGGGGCGCTTCATGTTGCGGATGCGCTCGGGCTTGATCGTGACGCCGCGATCCTCCTTCGGCTCGGTCCCGAGCTTCTTGCAGATATGCGCATAGGCCTTCGCCGCGCCGCCCTCGTACTGGTCTTCGGGAAAATCCTCGCCCGAGGCCTGGGTCTCGAAAATCTTCTTGAGGTCGGGGAAAGGGTCGTCCGCATTCGCGGTCTTCGGCAATCGCAGAAGAAGGATCAGGCTCTCCAGCGCGTCGTCTTCCGTCTCGTTCGCCGCCGGTGGCGCAAGGGCAGGCGGGTGGGGCGACAGCATGAAGCGTTCGTTCCGCAGGCCGTCGATGGCCTCCTTGAAGGCCGACAGGCTTTCGCCGTTCTCGTCGGTCTCGTCGAACATGACCACCACGCGCGGATCGGTCCCGTCATCGCTCGGCGGCCCGAGGTTCTTGAGCGTGACGTCCGGCCGATCCGCGAACCCCTCGGGAAGGCGGCTCGCAAGGCGGGTCAGAAACGGAACGGCGCTACCGCCCCCCGTCTGGATCAGGTAGTGCCGCATCGGGTGCCATCCTTTCATGGGGTTCGGATGGGTATCCATAGCACGAAACGGGCGAAATTCGGATTCGCGCCGGTTTCGGGCGGCTGAACGCACCGCCCGCACTGCTAACACCTCCCCCGGAGGCCCTTCCACCGACACGATACCGACGTGGATACCGACGTGGATACCGACGCGGGTTTCGGCCGTTAACCCTTGAAAATCAGGTGATTCGGCGAAGGGTTAATTCTTGACGAAGAGTTTGCGCTCCATGTCACAGAAACATTCCGGCGGCCCGTCCTCCCGGATCAGGATCGACTCGGTGATCTCGAGGCCCCAGTCGCTCATCCAGAGCCCCGGCATGAAGTGGAACGTCATCCCCGGTTCCAGCACCGTCTCGTCCTCCGCCCGAAGCGAGATCGTGCGCTCGCCCCAGTCGGGCGGATAGCTCAGCCCGATCGGGTAGCCGCAGCGCGCGCCGCGTTCGATCCCTGCTTTTTCAAGGGGTTCGGCCAGCGCGTTGGCGATGTCGCAGGCCCGGTTTCCCGCGCGCGCCTTCTCGAGCCCGGCCTCCAGCCCCTCGACCAGCGCCGCCTCGGCGCGGCGGAACGTGTCGTCCGGCGTGCCCAGGAAGATCGTCCGGCAGAAGGGCGCGTGGTAGCGGCGGTAACATCCCGACGTCTCGAAGAACGTCGCCTCCCCGCTGGCGAAGGGCCGCCCGTCCCAGGTCAGGTGCGGCGCCGCCGCGTCCGACCCCGACGGCAGCAGCGGCACGATGGCCGGATAATCGCCCCAGGCCTCCTCGGTCCCCCGGATCGCGTCGCGATAGATTTCCGCCACCACCTCGTTCTTCGGCACCCCCGGCTCGACCCGCTCGAGAAGCCCCTCGGTGATCTTCTGACTGATCCCCGCGGCCTTGCGGATAAAGGAAATTTCCGCCTCCGACTTGATAGCCCGCTGCCAGTTCACCAGCGCCGTGGCATCCGAGAACCGCGCGTTCGGAAGCGACGCCTGAAGCACCTGCATCGCCTTGGCCGAGAAATAGTAGTTGTCCATCTCGACGCCGATCCGATCCGACCCGTGCCCCATGTCCTCGAGGAACGCGGCCAGGTCCTGCATCGGATGGCGCACCGTCGATTGCACGAAGTTGTCCGCGTATCCCCGCACGCAGTCATCCTCCATCCACACCGTCCGAAGCGCCCCGTTCGCGTCCTGTCTCCGGCCCCACCAGACGGGGTCGCGATCGGGAAAGACGATCACCCCCTGGTGCACGTAGAACGACCAGCCGTCATAGGCCGTGAGCCAATGCTGGTTGGACGGATCGGTGACGAACAGAAGGTCGAGCGAGGCATCTTCCATCGCCGCGCGGGTCTTGGCCAGGCGCCGATCATACTCGGCGCGCTCGAAGGGGATGTCTTTGCGAATCATGATGGTCCTTTGGAAGGCAGGTGCTGGTCCTGCCCGAGAGTGCCGAAATCGAACCGCCGGCGCACTCCCTTTCTTCGCCCCGCGTCCCACGCGACGATGCGCCCGCGCTCGGGCCGCCTTTCACCGCATGCGGGCGTCGCAAACTGCCCGTGAATCGCCGCAAGCCGCTTGCATCCGCGGCTCGAACACGCTTTAGTCTCCTCTCAACGCGGAACAACCGCGACACTGAACAAAGAAAAGACGACGCAAGAAACGGGGAGCCACCTTTGGCTGACAACAAGAACGGCGATGCATTCGTCGAATTCGACCGGGTGCAGAAAAGCTATGACGGGGAGTCGCTGGTCGTCAAAGACCTGAACCTGTCGATCCCGAAGGGCGAGTTCCTTACGATGCTGGGGCCGTCCGGCTCGGGCAAGACCACGTGTCTGATGATGCTCGCCGGGTTCGAGACCGCCACCCACGGGGACATCCGTCTCGATGGCGTATCGATCAACAACATCCCGCCGCACAAGCGCGGGATCGGCATGGTGTTCCAGAACTACGCGCTCTTTCCCCACATGACGATCGCCGAGAATCTCAGCTTCCCGCTCGAGGTTCGCAAGATCGGGAAGTCCGAGCGCGAGCAGAAGGTGAAGCGCGCGCTCGACATGGTCGAGATGGGCCGTTTCGGCGGGCGTCGCCCCGCACAGCTTTCGGGCGGTCAGCAGCAGCGTATCGCGCTGGCGCGCGCGCTGGTGTTCGAGCCTGAACTCGTCCTGATGGACGAACCTCTCGGTGCGCTCGACAAGCAGCTTCGCGAGAAGATGCAATTCGAGATCACGGACCTCGCGCATCGCCTGGGCATCACCGTGGTCTATGTCACGCATGACCAGACCGAGGCACTGACCATGTCGGACCGCGTGGCCGTGTTCGACGACGGCCGCATCCAGCAGATCGCGACGCCCGACACGCTTTACGAGCAGCCCGAGAACAGCTTCGTCGCGCAGTTCATCGGCGAGAACAACACGCTGCTCGGGACGGTCAAGAAGATCGAGGGCAAGCAGGCTCTCGTCGAGCTCGACGATGGCGAGGAAATCGACTGCATTCCGATCAACGTGTCCAAGGTGGGCGACAGGACGCGCGTGTCCATCCGCCCCGAACGGGTCGAGTTCAACAAGAGCCGCCTGAAGCCGGGGGTGCATACGCTCAAGGCCGAGGTGAAGGAATTCATCTACATGGGCGACATCTTTCGCACCCGGCTCTCGGTGGCAGGAAACGACGATTTCATCGTCAAGACGCGGAACGCGCCGGACCAGGTGCGCTTGAAACCGGGCGAGCAGATCGAGATCGGCTGGCTGCCCGAGGACTGCCGCGCGCTCGACGCATGAGGAAAGACCTTCTCGCGCCGCCAATCGCAGCGCGGTGAACAGGGGGTCCGGGACATCCACCCGTATCACGGGCCCCTTAGACAAGTAACGGGTAGAATAGGGAGACAAGGAATGAAACTGACCAAAACACTCTTGGCAACGACGGCGCTGACCGTGGTGTCCGGTGCCGCGGGCGCCCAGGACATGGCCGACAAGCTCACGATCGTGTCGTGGGGCGGCGCCTACCAGAAGTCGCAGCAGAATGCGTATCACGAGCCCTACATGGAAAAGACGGGTATCGAGATCATCAATGACGACAGCTCGAACGAGGCCGTGGCCAAGCTGCGCGCGATGAACGAAGCCGGCAACATCACGTGGGACGTGGTCGACGTGGTGGCCGCCGACGCGCTGCGCCTCTGCGATGAGGGTCTCGCGATGGAAATCGACCCTGACGAGATGCTCGCCGCTGCCCCGGATGGCACGCCCGCCTCCGAGGATTTCGGCGAACTGCTGGTGGGTGACTGTTTCATCCCGCAGATCGTTTATTCCACGACCTTCGGCTATCGCACCGACATGGTGCCGGAAGGCGTCGATGCGCCCGACGACGTCTGTGACGTGTTCGACACCGAGACTTACCCGGGCAAGCGCTCGCTCGAGAAGCGTCCGGTCTTCAACATGGAATGGGCGCTTTACTGTGACGGCGTGGCCAAGGACGAGATCTACGACGTGCTGGCCACCGAAGAGGGCCAGGATCGGGCGCTCGCCAAGCTGGACACCATCAAGGACGACGTGATCTGGTGGTCCGCCGGTGCCGACACGCCGCAGCTTCTGGCGGATGGCGAGGTCTTCATCGGCTCGACCTATAACGGCCGCCTGTTCAGCGTGATCGAAGAGCAGGATCAGCCCGTGGCGATGCTGTGGGACATGCAGGTTTTCGATCTGGACGGCTGGATCATTCCTGCGGGTCTGCCCGAGGATCGTCTGAACCGGGCGCTCGACTACATCATGTTCGCGACCGACACGCAGCGCCTTGCGGATCAGGCCAAGTACATCTCGTACGGTCCCGCGCGCAAGTCGTCCGCACCGCTCGTCGGCCAGCACGCCGAGCTGGGCATCGACATGGCGCCGCACATGCCGACCGATCCGGAGAACGCCAAGAACACGTTGCTCTACAACTACGAGTTCTGGGCCGACTATCGCGACGACATCGACGCCAAGTTCCAGGCGTGGCTGGCGCAATAAGCTGATCGGGGATGCGCGTCCTGCGCGCATCCCCACTCCAACAACTCGAGCGCGGGCCACACGTATGGTCCCCGCCATCCGACAGGGACACGAAAGGCGCCATGCCCAAGGGCTACCTCATCGGCCATATCACGGTGCATGATCCGGAGGCATACAGGGAGTATGTCGAGCGGGACACACCGATCCTTGAACGGCATGGTGGCACGTTCATCGTCCGGGGTGGCGCCTCCGAGACACCCGAGGGCGAGACGCTGGATCGTCACGTCGTCATTGAATTTCCAAGCTACGAGGCCGCGCGCGCCGCGTATGAAGATCCCGCCTACCAAGAGGTGGCGGAGATCCGCAGGCGCACCGCCTCGAGCGTAATCGTTTTGGTCGAGGGGACCTGACATGAGCGATGTAACCGACGCCACGACCGGCAAACGCGGCCCTACGCCCGACGATGGCCTCCGTATCGCCGACAGCGATCAGGGCGGGCCGGTCCTTGCCGCCGACGGAACGCCGCTCAAGCGCAGCCTCGCTCGTGCGCTCCGGGTTCAGAAGCTGCGTGCGCTGGGGCTGATCGCGCCGTTGCTCATCTTCGTTCTGCTCTCGTTCATCTGGCCCATCGTCGCGATGCTGATGCGTTCGGTCGAGAACGACATCGTCGGGAACACGCTGCCCTACACGGTCGAGACGATCGAGCAATGGGACACGTCGACCGGCGACCTGCCGCCTGAACCGGTCTACCAATCGCTCTACTACGATCTGTTCCTTGCGACCGAGCTCAAGCGTCACACCCGTCTGGGCACCCGCCTGAACTACGAGAACACGGGCATGTCCTCGCTGTTCCGGCAGACGGGCCGTGCGCTCGACGACGTCGGCAAGGACTACCGCAAGGTCTTCACCGACGTGAACGACGCCTGGCAGGACGGCGAGACATGGTATGCGCTCCTCTCGGGCGACGAGGACGCGACCAAGAATCCCGACCTGGTGGCCGACGCGAAACGCCGCGTGTCTCGGCTTGACGACACGAGCTACCGCGGAGACGTGAATTTCGAACCCGGCACCACCATCTCCGAGCTTCTGCCCCTGACGGCGCGGGAATATGCGGCCTTTGCGGTCGTGACCGAACTGGTGGACGAGGACGAGGTCGCAACGGAGAAACCTTTTGAAAGCCTCTTCGTCGCCCTCGCGTCGGACCTGCAAACCGCGGACCTCTCCGGCTATGACGGCCCGCAGGCCGATCTCCTGCGCGAGCTTCAGGACAGCGGCGCGATCGAGGCGCCCGATTACCAGGCGATCATGGCCGACATCGACAGGGACTGGGCCAATGTCGATACCTGGCGCACGATCGAGACATTCTCGCCGGCGATAACGAGCGGTTACTTCCTCAACGCGATCGACATGCGCATCACGCCCGACGGGCCCAAGGCCCAGCCCGAGGACAAACGCATCCTCGTCACGCTCTTCATGCGCACGCTCGTCATGTCGCTGATCATCACCGGGGCCTGCATCCTGCTGGGATATCCCGTCGCCTGGATTCTCGCGAACCTGCCGATGCGCACGGCCAACCTGCTCATGATCCTCGTGCTCTTGCCGTTCTGGACGTCGCTCCTGGTGCGAACCAGCGCCTGGAAGGTCATGTTGCAACAGCAGGGCGTGATCAACGACGTGCTCGTCTGGCTCGGAATGGTGCCCGATTATGCCCGTCTCGTGCTGATCAACAACCAGACCGGCACGATCATCGCGATGACGCATATCCTGCTGCCATTCATGATCCTGCCCATGTATTCGGTGATGCAGACCATCCCGCCCAGCTACCTGCGCGCGGCCAAGTCGCTGGGTGCAACCAACTGGACGGCGTTCTGGCGTGTCTACTTCCCGCAATCGGTGCCGGGTATCGGCGCGGGCTCGATCCTCGTCTTCATCCTCTCGATCGGCTACTACATCACGCCCGAGATCGTGGGCGGGACCAAGGGTGTCTTCATCTCGAACCGGATCGCCTATCACATCTCCAGCTCTCTCAACTGGGGGCTCGCGGCCGCGCTCGGGACGATCCTGCTGGTTGTCGTGCTGATCCTCTACTGGGCCTATGACAAGATCGTCGGCATCGACAACGTGAAGCTGGGGTGAGCGACATGAAACTGACCGATATTTCCCGCAAACCCCTCGGCTTCGTTGCCGCCTGCTCCGCCGCCGCGGGTGCGTTCCTGGGTCTTTTCGTGGGCACCGCGAATGGCTCGGGCCTACTTGGCCTCGTGATCGGCGCCGTGCTGGTCGGCGCGCTCGCCTTCATTCTGCCGATGATGGGCAACGAGAAGCTGGCCCGCTGGCTCACCGTCGCGCTTTTCGTCGCGCTGGGATTCTTCTTCGGCGGCCTGCCGCTCGCCATTCTCGGGGCGTTCGCGGGCTGGTTCTATGGCTGGTTCATCTTCTGGCTCTACGAGGGCCGCTACCGGGCCAAGCTGCCGCCTTACACCACGGCAGGACAGGTGCTGTGGCACTACACGTTCCGCGTGATCTGCGGCGCGATCTTCGTGTTCCTGATCACGCCGATCCTCGTGGTCATCCCGCTCAGCTTCAATGCCGAGAACTTCTTCACCTTCACGCCCGAAATGCTGCGCCTCGATCCCGAGGGCTACAGCCTGAAACATTACCGCGATTTCTTCACCAACAACGACTGGCAGCGCAGTTTCAAGAACTCGCTCATCATCGCGCCGATCGCCACGATCATCTCCGTGTCGCTCGGCACGCTGGCGGCCATCGGGCTCAGCCAGAGCCACGTGCCGGGGCGTCGCGCGATCATGGCGGTGCTGATCTCGCCCATGATCGTGCCGCTGATCATCTCGGCGACCGGGATGTTCTTCTTCTACTCCGACATCGGCAACTTCCTCGAAGGCACGCTGGGCTTCAACAAGACCTTCGTGGGCTACGTGAAGGTGATCCTCGCGCACGCGGTGCTGGGCATCCCCTTCGTCATCATCACGGTCACGGCGACGCTCGTGGGCTTCGACCGTTCGCTCACGCGGGCCGCGGCGAACATGGGCGCGAACCCGGTGACCACCTTCTTCCGCGTCCAGATGCCGCTCATCCTGCCGGGCGTGATCTCGGGCGGGCTCTTCGCCTTCATCACCTCCTTCGACGAGGTGGTCGTCGTGCTCTTCGTCGGCTCCGCGTCGCAGAAGACGCTGCCCTGGCAGATGTTCACCGGCCTGCGCGAACAGATCTCGCCCACCATCCTCGCAGTCGCGACGATCCTCGTGGTGATGTCCATCGCGCTTCTGACCACGGTCGAGATCCTGCGCCGCCGGTCCGAGCGTCTGCGCGGTCTGTCACCCGGGTAAACGATCAACGTATCCAATGCAGGAAGGGCGGGAGTTGATCCCGCCCTTCGCATTCAGGTCACTGTGTGGCAGCGGTCAGCTTCGCACCATCTTCTCGTAGGCATCCGAGATCTCGCGCGTGAGCGCGCCGACCTCGAAGCGGTAATCGCCGATCTGGCCCACCGGCGTGACCTCCGCCGCGGTGCCCGTCAGCCAGCATTGCTCGAAACCTTCCATCTCCTCGGGCATGATGTGGCGC
This window of the Roseovarius sp. SCSIO 43702 genome carries:
- a CDS encoding DUF1330 domain-containing protein; the protein is MPKGYLIGHITVHDPEAYREYVERDTPILERHGGTFIVRGGASETPEGETLDRHVVIEFPSYEAARAAYEDPAYQEVAEIRRRTASSVIVLVEGT
- a CDS encoding extracellular solute-binding protein, giving the protein MKLTKTLLATTALTVVSGAAGAQDMADKLTIVSWGGAYQKSQQNAYHEPYMEKTGIEIINDDSSNEAVAKLRAMNEAGNITWDVVDVVAADALRLCDEGLAMEIDPDEMLAAAPDGTPASEDFGELLVGDCFIPQIVYSTTFGYRTDMVPEGVDAPDDVCDVFDTETYPGKRSLEKRPVFNMEWALYCDGVAKDEIYDVLATEEGQDRALAKLDTIKDDVIWWSAGADTPQLLADGEVFIGSTYNGRLFSVIEEQDQPVAMLWDMQVFDLDGWIIPAGLPEDRLNRALDYIMFATDTQRLADQAKYISYGPARKSSAPLVGQHAELGIDMAPHMPTDPENAKNTLLYNYEFWADYRDDIDAKFQAWLAQ
- a CDS encoding ABC transporter permease codes for the protein MKLTDISRKPLGFVAACSAAAGAFLGLFVGTANGSGLLGLVIGAVLVGALAFILPMMGNEKLARWLTVALFVALGFFFGGLPLAILGAFAGWFYGWFIFWLYEGRYRAKLPPYTTAGQVLWHYTFRVICGAIFVFLITPILVVIPLSFNAENFFTFTPEMLRLDPEGYSLKHYRDFFTNNDWQRSFKNSLIIAPIATIISVSLGTLAAIGLSQSHVPGRRAIMAVLISPMIVPLIISATGMFFFYSDIGNFLEGTLGFNKTFVGYVKVILAHAVLGIPFVIITVTATLVGFDRSLTRAAANMGANPVTTFFRVQMPLILPGVISGGLFAFITSFDEVVVVLFVGSASQKTLPWQMFTGLREQISPTILAVATILVVMSIALLTTVEILRRRSERLRGLSPG
- a CDS encoding ABC transporter ATP-binding protein, with translation MADNKNGDAFVEFDRVQKSYDGESLVVKDLNLSIPKGEFLTMLGPSGSGKTTCLMMLAGFETATHGDIRLDGVSINNIPPHKRGIGMVFQNYALFPHMTIAENLSFPLEVRKIGKSEREQKVKRALDMVEMGRFGGRRPAQLSGGQQQRIALARALVFEPELVLMDEPLGALDKQLREKMQFEITDLAHRLGITVVYVTHDQTEALTMSDRVAVFDDGRIQQIATPDTLYEQPENSFVAQFIGENNTLLGTVKKIEGKQALVELDDGEEIDCIPINVSKVGDRTRVSIRPERVEFNKSRLKPGVHTLKAEVKEFIYMGDIFRTRLSVAGNDDFIVKTRNAPDQVRLKPGEQIEIGWLPEDCRALDA
- a CDS encoding M24 family metallopeptidase, producing MIRKDIPFERAEYDRRLAKTRAAMEDASLDLLFVTDPSNQHWLTAYDGWSFYVHQGVIVFPDRDPVWWGRRQDANGALRTVWMEDDCVRGYADNFVQSTVRHPMQDLAAFLEDMGHGSDRIGVEMDNYYFSAKAMQVLQASLPNARFSDATALVNWQRAIKSEAEISFIRKAAGISQKITEGLLERVEPGVPKNEVVAEIYRDAIRGTEEAWGDYPAIVPLLPSGSDAAAPHLTWDGRPFASGEATFFETSGCYRRYHAPFCRTIFLGTPDDTFRRAEAALVEGLEAGLEKARAGNRACDIANALAEPLEKAGIERGARCGYPIGLSYPPDWGERTISLRAEDETVLEPGMTFHFMPGLWMSDWGLEITESILIREDGPPECFCDMERKLFVKN
- a CDS encoding ABC transporter permease, translating into MSDVTDATTGKRGPTPDDGLRIADSDQGGPVLAADGTPLKRSLARALRVQKLRALGLIAPLLIFVLLSFIWPIVAMLMRSVENDIVGNTLPYTVETIEQWDTSTGDLPPEPVYQSLYYDLFLATELKRHTRLGTRLNYENTGMSSLFRQTGRALDDVGKDYRKVFTDVNDAWQDGETWYALLSGDEDATKNPDLVADAKRRVSRLDDTSYRGDVNFEPGTTISELLPLTAREYAAFAVVTELVDEDEVATEKPFESLFVALASDLQTADLSGYDGPQADLLRELQDSGAIEAPDYQAIMADIDRDWANVDTWRTIETFSPAITSGYFLNAIDMRITPDGPKAQPEDKRILVTLFMRTLVMSLIITGACILLGYPVAWILANLPMRTANLLMILVLLPFWTSLLVRTSAWKVMLQQQGVINDVLVWLGMVPDYARLVLINNQTGTIIAMTHILLPFMILPMYSVMQTIPPSYLRAAKSLGATNWTAFWRVYFPQSVPGIGAGSILVFILSIGYYITPEIVGGTKGVFISNRIAYHISSSLNWGLAAALGTILLVVVLILYWAYDKIVGIDNVKLG